The Rhododendron vialii isolate Sample 1 chromosome 3a, ASM3025357v1 nucleotide sequence TATGGTAATCTTTAACCGCCAATAGGACGAGAACCACCAACAATGGATAGCTCACTGTAGTCATCACCCAATTCGCAATCAGCTGGTTCAAAAATGGCACCTTGTGCACATCAACTTGCCAAGCAACTGCTCCCCCCGCACTTTGCACTCCCTTATAGAATCCGGTATACCTACACCATATAACCAAACATCGAGAGTTAAAGAAGTACAAGCAAATACAATATGACTAACCCTTAATTAgtactttgattaaaaaaaattacgatcaccATCAAGAGTTAATAAACCATGAGCAAATGACTATATGATAAACCCTTCATGAGTTTGTGCAGTAATGGTGGAAAATGGTGATCAAAGAACCTGCTAAGGGTCTCAGAATCGTCGGCTAATGCTCCAATGACCCAGTAAATCATGCTCTGGAACATGGCATCCAGTAACCCAAAAGAGAAATACAAGATGAACGGCCCCGCAAAAGCAGACCCAGATTCCTTGAAATCAAGCCTCGTCGGCATCTGATTGCGAGAGTACCCGAGTTGATTAACAAGTCCACCAGCCCAAATCCCAGTCCCAAGCAAAGCAACAACCCCAATCCCCACAAGTCCCCTCATCCTTCTGCTCTTAAAACTGAAGTCCATTAGATACCCAATCATCACAGACCCAAACATTTGGGCACCCCAATAGAACACATTGTTTAACCCTCTAGTCCTCAAATTGAACAAAACCCCATTCACATTATTAAACTGGTAGGTGTAGAAGAAGTTACTAGCCCATGCCGCGGGAACCATCAATAGCATCTTCCAATTCAAAAACAACTTTAGAATCTGAACAATTTCGATAGATACACTGGAGTACTTGATGTTAGTGCAACTAGACCCATCATCTCGAACCACTTTACTCGGGTGGAGAATGGCTAGCGTAAGAACAGTACCTATCAACATGAAAACCATGAACAGTACCTATGTTAGTTCTTTTTCTATAACGCCCCCAACATACTGATGGGTTGTTGAGCGCATTCTACGAGTGTGTCCAGTGAGAGTTGCGAATTAATTTAGATAATACATGTCATTTTAATACTCCAATGGGCTCCATAAATAGTCTCCTTCTTAACAAAACTTTGTAAAGAGTCTGGTCATAAATCTAGCAACCCACATAGGAGCCAAGAGTGAAATCGAACAAGAGAGTGGATGAAcactttattttcttataaataGATATCTATACATTATTAACACAATAGTTTGGCTATTGTATTGAAGCACATCATTCACTCCTAAACGAACAATTCTTTAATTAGCGAATCTTATAACACAAATTGGTCACTCTCATGTCCTCCTTAGAATTTATTTTAGGAGCCATTTATGAGGAGTGCACTAAAAATGCTACCGATGCAATGGTGAAACATAACCTTATCACAAAAATGAAGTTCCAAATATGAAAAACATAGCATTGCTTAATTTTGCTTCACCCATAATGTGGTTGCCAAATACTATTGAAAACATATAGCATTGCTTCACCAAAATCGAGTCGCCAAATATGACCAACATAGCATTGCTCTTTTCTTCTAACGAATTAACTCAccacaaagaggaaaaaagaacaCTACCTATGGACATGAAAACCATGAACCCCAAATAAGTCCCGTCGCTGACGGAGGCCGCGGCCTCACCACGGTTGTAATTCAGAATAAATGGGATTAAACCACCAATAACACCACCCATATTGAAAATGCTCCAGAACAGGGATATATACGTCCCCTTTCGATCGGGCGGAGGGTACGACGTCAACATGGCGCCCTGGCCTGCCCAGAGTAGCCCGGCGCCGGCTCCGAGCAGCGCGCCGGCGACTATGACAAAGAACTGGTTCTGATAGCTGTTGTAGTAGAGAAAAGATCCAGCGTAAAGGACGTAGGAGGAGCAGCCGGCGAAGAGGGTGGCGCGTGGGCCGAGGACGTTGTAGATCCCGCCGCCG carries:
- the LOC131319904 gene encoding UNC93-like protein 1, whose protein sequence is MDAEMDELTGEEQPMMPKPSSSSSLLRYNSPLAQVLLIGLVCFCGPGMFNALSGMGGGGQVDPTAANKANTALYITLAVFGVLGGGIYNVLGPRATLFAGCSSYVLYAGSFLYYNSYQNQFFVIVAGALLGAGAGLLWAGQGAMLTSYPPPDRKGTYISLFWSIFNMGGVIGGLIPFILNYNRGEAAASVSDGTYLGFMVFMSIGTVLTLAILHPSKVVRDDGSSCTNIKYSSVSIEIVQILKLFLNWKMLLMVPAAWASNFFYTYQFNNVNGVLFNLRTRGLNNVFYWGAQMFGSVMIGYLMDFSFKSRRMRGLVGIGVVALLGTGIWAGGLVNQLGYSRNQMPTRLDFKESGSAFAGPFILYFSFGLLDAMFQSMIYWVIGALADDSETLSRYTGFYKGVQSAGGAVAWQVDVHKVPFLNQLIANWVMTTVSYPLLVVLVLLAVKDYHKVEGEGNSKGADFSPAIPAFKDETDGGRRKCI